Sequence from the Miscanthus floridulus cultivar M001 chromosome 16, ASM1932011v1, whole genome shotgun sequence genome:
CACGAAGCATAGAGATAGACAAATTGTGACTTGAAAGCATACTAACCAAACCTTCTTTCAATGCAATAGTTGTACAACTCTGAACATGCTGAAGTCCAAGAAATCTCTCCAccactttcccttcatcattgacaAACCTGCACGCCACATTTGTTTATGTGTTAGTATAATTGTAGAAATAATTATAAAAAATCTATGCACAAAATTGCAATTGTAAAGTACTAACCTTAGAATTATTGCCATTTGCTCTTTTATTGATACATCTCGAGACTCATCAATAAGCATCGAGAATTTTCTACCTCGAATCTCATCCATAATGACAGCTATGACTTCCTCTGCACAAGCTTTTGCAAGGTCCTTTTGTATATCAGGAGATAACATTTGGCAATttttagaacctttgtcatatgcGTCCTTCACAATCTCAACCTTATCTTTATACCAATCAACCATCTCTCTGAATATACCCTTGTTGAGGGAAGTAGAACTCTCATCATCTCCACGAAAAAGGTTGCCCTTGTGATATGAGAAATCTTGCAACATCTAAAGAAGATGTCAAATGAATCTCATATCTTTTTTCTTCCTCCGTGCTTACCTCAACTAATTTTCGACCCACACTTGTCCTTTGGTTCATAAAGTCATCACACTTCAGCCTAGCCTCTACATGAGTCTTGCAAGCACTGTGCTTACTAAAAGTATCCTTAGTTTTTTTCCAATTCACATAACCTTGATGTGCAAAGACAGAACTCCCAAATTTTTCAGGCTTTCCCGAATTAAAGAAGAGACAACAATATAAGCAAAAAACTGCATCCTTGGACTCACTATATTCTAGCCAATCAAATTCATCAAATCAAGTCTTTTGAAATGATCTCCATTGACCACCAATCCATTTACTAGGAAATTGAAATTCACGAGATTGGGTTGGATCACTCAAAGCATATGCTCTCTTTACTTGATCTCTAATTTCAGGTTCATAATCATCAATTGGTTTGCGATTTCCAGGGTCTGCAATCATGTTCGATTGACTAAACTCTGCTCTAGGTTTCTTTGGTTGAGTTGTGCTCTCATTAGTTGATGGACCACTACCACTAGAACTTGAAAAGTAATTGCGCAGAGTTCTTTTCGACAACAAACTGAAAATTTGAAAATTAAAATCCATCAAGAATCAAACCTTCCATCGTTCAATCAGTCACAGACTTAATTTCATAATTAAAAAATCACCTGCTCCGACGCTGCTCGGCTGCTCCTACCGAGTCAAAAAGACGATCTGCAGCTGCTCTGCTCAGACGTTCGATGCCCGGCTAGCTACGCGATCAGAGCGACGAGCGCCTGCAGCTCGAAGAAGCCGTCGGTACCGCAACTCCAGTCTCCAGACGCGGCTGGCGGCGGCGAGGCAGCGGGCGAGGGCGCCGGCCTCGGCCCGCAGGCAGGCGTTGGTGAGGCGGACCAGCGCGGCGCGGGCCTACAAGCCGTGGAGCCGCACGGCGAGGTCGCGGTTGCCGGCGCGGAGGCGGGCGGCACGGCCCCGGAGCTCCTCCAGGTGCCGCTGCTTGCTGGCGCGGGACCGCCGCGCCGACTCACGGTTCAAGATCCGGCGGCGGATGCGGATGCGGACTGTGCCACCTGGCACCTATAGCCTGCTCACGGCCGCCAGACGCTGTGCTGCTGCTCGCTGCCTGCTGTGGCGTGCTGGGCCTGAGCGTGCGGCGTGCTGGAGCCGCCGAGGAGCCGCGTAGAAGCAGGCCGCCGCCTCCGGGTCTCGGGAGTCGCCGATTCGGGTTGGGCTTCTAACTTCTAACCAACTGAACTATTTTCCCTTTCGGCCCAACAAGgaatagaggtttttttatcttctcttaaccttagccctcctacctaatacatatatgcataaaattttaggGGAGACTTAGGGGGGCTCCACGTGCCCGGGATCGgtagggggctggagcccccagCCCCACCGCTGCCTCCGTCGCGGCTACAGTGATACATGGCAGTAAACAGTGCTAGTGCACAATGATGAACCGTGTGCCTCTCCTCTTCCCACGAGTGCGATTGCACCGTAAGTCCGGAACTCGGTCCAAATTACGGATAGCAATTAGCAACTAGTTACACACACGCGGTAAAAGTGGAACGATGGCACCATACCTGACAGCGTCAATCGTCAACGTTTAATTTCTACTCTTGCTTTCAGGTATATTCCTGCATCAACCTCTCTTGCGCCAGCTGCATGCGCTTCGAAAGACTGCTTCTGCGTGACTAGAAAaaaaaggaggaggagaagaagagatcGACCGCTAGCTGCAAGATTTTTCTGGCCGTGGCCAACAGTTTCTGACAACAACAACTAACTCTGGGTGAACAAAGACCCAGCCGTAATCGCACGCAAAGTCGTCCtcctccaccatcatcatgaaTTCATGGTGCGTCGCGCTGGAAATGCGTACAAACCTCactcaggcggcggcggcggtggttagTTAGTTAGTTGGTCACGCACAAATGAACTGATGTACGAGACGTCGTCAGGCAGGAGCGCTTGAGTGAGAAAGCGTTTATACCAGCGGCAGCCGGCAGCGTGATGTCATCTCCCTCGCCCATGCATCCAATCTAAAGTTGAgcaacgggccggcccggcacggcccggcccgggCCCGGGCTAGGCACGGCCCGTAAGGGCACGGGCCTGATTGGCACGGCGTGCCGCCGGGCCGTGCCCCAATGGGACACCGTGTTTGCTTGCAGGCCCAGGCACGGTCCGTGGGCCGATTtacaggccgtgccagcccgttCAGCACGGGGCCCATTAAGACATCAGGCCAGCCCGTGGCCCGCTGTTTAAAAAACACCTttttcaaattcatttcaacAGATCTACAGTTCAGGACATGTATCAAATTCATTTtcacaattgacaagttcacaaatcacaaaaacaTTTCAGAATTCACATTTCATACTTGATATCATAGCTATAGCTCACAAGTCACAAGTTCACATAATCACATTTCATCAGTTCACAATAGAGCAAATGGAAGCCAAATATGTTTAAACTTGAGCTGTTCGTGCAATgccgcctcattaaaaacctttgtAGGTAAAACTCACACCTCGTGAGATAAAACCCTACAAAGGAAAAGAGTACGGCCAGCTCATTATTGAATGGTTCAATTgttcaaagttattacaaaccaagtgtcTCAAATGTCTTCTCTCACTCAGACTCAATGCCTCACTCTCACTAACTGCCTAAGTGGTTATTCCACTAGCACCAGAGTCATGATCTAGAAACTGATTCTTGAAGTAGTCTTCATACTCCTCATCCTCCACTGTATGCTGTCCCTTCTCTTCACCAAGCTCCCAGTCCTTCACGCAGATCAACATCTCCACAGTGTCTGGTCCCAATCGACGTCGGCGCTCCTCAATGATCCTGCCAGTAAGACTAAAGCAAGACTCCGAAGAAGTTGTTGAAACAGGGACAGACATAATATCTTTAGCCATTGTACAGAGAACTGGGAAGGTTAGTTTATGCTCATGCCACCAATTCAGGACATCAAAATCATCATCATAGGCCACAACATTGTCACTGTCAAGGTAAACAGTGAGCTCAGAGAGACCAGGAGGCACAGCAGATGATCCAGCAGTACTTGAAGGACCAGAAGAAACTGATCCTCCAAATATTTTGCCCCATGCCTGCTTCCTCTTACCTGTCAATCCAGATGGATGGGTGGTCCTAGCTggcctagctgcaccaaacttagATTCATACTTGTCATACAGTTTATGCAACTCAAATTTGACCTCAGCAAGATAATCAATGTAACTCATATTGTTACTCTGAGCAAGCAAGTCAAGCACATTCTgcaaacctctcatcttagcccTTGGGTCCAGAACAAAAGCAAATGCATATAACAGTGGCACATGTTTCCAGTATTTAAGAAATTTAGCCTTCATTGGAGCAACAACATTACATAGATTAGAATCATGTTCATAGTCATGCAGGTGGCTAGCAATCTCAAGTATGTGATGCAGTACCAAAGGACTAGTAGGGTAATAAACACCAGACAGAGCAACAGTTGAATCATAGAACAATTCAAGAAACTGCAACACCTTTTCAGCAATGTACCAGTGCTGTTCAACCAACAGAGGATAGCCAAACTGAagattaatgaacacagaaaatacAGTTCTATATGGCATTAAATGTTTAAGCATAAGATAGGTTgagttccatctaacatccatatccaaacaAAACTTACGAGGACGCATCCCCTTAGCTTGGCAGTATTCCTTGAATTGAGCAATGCGCTGATTAGATGAATTTAGGAAgttaattgcagttctaaaaaTCTCTATGCAAGGTTTAAGCCTTTTCAAACCAGATTTAACAATCAAGTTAATTATATGGCAAGCACATCGCTGATGCACAACATGATACACCTTTTTAGTATGATCAGAAGGATCAACATCATAGCCCAGGTAACCATCAAGCAAAGGGGTCAAAGCAAGCATAGCAGTTGTATTAGAAGATGCATTATCAAGACTAACAGAGAAAACTTTGTCAAGCAGGCCCCAATCTCTAAGCACACCAGAGATACATTCAGCAATGTTAATGCCATTATGACTCACTTCAATCAGTTTAAAACCAATAACAGATTTCTTAAGATCCCAATCAGAAGTAATGTAGTGAGCAACAACAGCAATATAAtcttccttagcattaccagaccagatATCAGATGTCAAACAAACAGAAGACACACCAGGCATAACAGCAGCTTTAAGGTGCAACATTTTTTCATTGTATAGCTTAGACAGATCTCTAGCTGTGCTAAATCTAGTGACCCTCTTATATCTAGGATTGTGAGCACGCTGAATGTAATCATCCCAAGCATCATTATCAGCAATAGACAAAGGCAGATCCAATCTAGCAATCAAACGAATCAGCTCATGCCTAGCAACATCAGGCTTATACTCCCAGTTTCTATAAGATCCATCAGGGTTTAAAGCAAGCCTACTTTGAACAGCATTAGCCCTATCAACTTTCTTTTTACAGGATATTAGATGTCTTTTTAAGTGACCAGTGCCATTAGCAGATTTACCAGACAAACGATGACGACAAAGCTTGCAAATAGCAGAAACAACCTGCTCACCATCCACTACCTCTTTGACTTCCTCGAAGTCAGCCCACACAGGGGAGCGCCGCTTACCAGTACCAGTGGTGGACGAAGCGAGTGAAGCTGCATCACTAGGGGCCGCCGCCGACGCACCAGCAGCAGCACTAGCCGCCGGCGCACCACCATCAGCACCATCATCTCGGTTGGTCGGAGGAGCACTCCTACCGAACAAGAGATGAGCAGCATCGCCCATGTCGTCTTCGTCGTCGGGGATCTGGCCCAACGACCTGAGCTCGTCATTGATGGTTGGACCATCGTCGTCACCAGAGCCGGCCATGGCTACCGCACAGCCTCTTCTTCAGCTCTCGGCACCGTTCCTCAACGGATCTAGCGGCACCAGCTAACGCCGGTGACCTGCAATGCAAAAAGAAAACAGagagtcagagagagagagagagagagagagagagagcagagaggTTAGAATAGATCAAGATTCAAGGCTACGGGCTAGATCTAGGGTTAGAGTGGAGGTGGAGGGCTGAAGGCGTGGAGATCAGCTTACCTGCATGGAGCCGGAGCCCGGCGCCGGAGAGAcggagaagaagacgagcggcAGCGGCACCACTCCCCGACAGACGGTGACAAACAAGTTGCACGGTGGTGAAGACCTTGCCggtcagagagagagagggagggagaaggaagaagacaGTACGAGAGCTCAGGATACGGCCGGAGACTAGGAAGATGACGAGAAAGGAGAGCAAGATCCGGCGGTGGAGACGGCTCAGAAGGGAGAGCTCCAAGATCTCCAAGATCCGGCGGTGGAGACCTTGTCGGAGTGCAGGACGAGCGGCGAGCGGTGGATCTTGGAGTCCTTGCCGGCGTCGAGCGGCGAGCGGTGGGCGGCGGCGCAAGGCGGGACGAGCAGGCGAGGTGGGGTGGGATCTAGGGTTTCGCGGTGGGGAACGGTTGCGGCGGCCGGGGGAGGGAAATGAGGCGCGGCCGCGCGGGGGGACGGCCGGCTGGCTTATATAGCCCCCCGGCTTACCGGGCCCTACCGGGCCAACCCTAGAAAAACGGGCCGGGCCGTGCCGCACGGCGTGCCTTGTTGacagcccaagcacggcctgcaGCGGGCACCGGGCCGGCACGAGGCACGGTCGCGTACGGGCCGGGCCGTTTTCGGACCGGGCCATGCAACCGTGCTTCGGACCGGGCCGAAAGCACGCGGGCTGCATGCTAATCTTTATTCCAATCCAACCACTTGGTACCACTGCAACGAGTGCTGCTTGTCAAAGCTGTTGACATCAGGGCGCGATCTCCCCGGATCTGAGAGATCTCCGTCCCACGTCggaccgtggccgtggccgcgcCACGCAGGCGCCACACCAAGTACGCCGCGGGCGTCGTCAGGTCACCGGATTATTTACGTGCGTCCTGTTCGTTTCACTTATAAACCGTATTTTTTAgtcaacgaatattatttttctctcacaataaatcaaccaacattatttttagtcatgacttatcagtcaaacgGTTTTTTTTTTAAGTCCCTTGCTACGTAACCTGCTCGTCTCATCTTGCCGGACGTTCCGGACGTGGACTTCCAGCAAGATTGGTTGGACAGGTGGCGGAGCCAGGAATTTTATAGAGCCTCGATGAGACAAAACGTCATGTTAGTAGTAATGTCACTCCCAACGCAGAAACCA
This genomic interval carries:
- the LOC136512487 gene encoding zinc finger BED domain-containing protein RICESLEEPER 2-like, with the protein product MAGSGDDDGPTINDELRSLGQIPDDEDDMGDAAHLLFGRSAPPTNRDDGADGGAPAASAAAGASAAAPSDAASLASSTTGTGKRRSPVWADFEEVKEVVDGEQVVSAICKLCRHRLSGKSANGTGHLKRHLISCKKKVDRANAVQSRLALNPDGSYRNWEYKPDVARHELIRLIARLDLPLSIADNDAWDDYIQRAHNPRYKRVTRFSTARDLSKLYNEKMLHLKAAVMPGVSSVCLTSDIWSGNAKEDYIAVVAHYITSDWDLKKSVIGFKLIEVSHNGINIAECISGVLRDWGLLDKVFSVSLDNASSNTTAMLALTPLLDGYLGYDVDPSDHTKKVYHVVHQRCACHIINLIVKSGLKRLKPCIEIFRTAINFLNSSNQRIAQFKEYCQAKGMRPRKFCLDMDVRWNSTYLMLKHLMPYRTVFSVFINLQFGYPLLVEQHWYIAEKVLQFLELFYDSTVALSGVYYPTSPLVLHHILEIASHLHDYEHDSNLCNVVAPMKAKFLKYWKHVPLLYAFAFVLDPRAKMRGLQNVLDLLAQSNNMSYIDYLAEVKFELHKLYDKYESKFGAARPARTTHPSGLTGKRKQAWGKIFGGSVSSGPSSTAGSSAVPPGLSELTVYLDSDNVVAYDDDFDVLNWWHEHKLTFPVLCTMAKDIMSVPVSTTSSESCFSLTGRIIEERRRRLGPDTVEMLICVKDWELGEEKGQHTVEDEEYEDYFKNQFLDHDSGASGITT